A genomic stretch from Acropora palmata chromosome 13, jaAcrPala1.3, whole genome shotgun sequence includes:
- the LOC141863474 gene encoding neural cell adhesion molecule 1-like, whose translation MNCTAKGVPRPTLSWTFDNGELPPDAAISNSSFQSILHLSKTSKGMEGWYTCKAKNKAGNACSNSSLRVLASEKPTVTISSKPHHSLLEGERLSLTCQANEATK comes from the exons ATGAACTGCACTGCCAAAGGTGTCCCCCGTCCAACATTATCGTGGACGTTTGACAATGGAGAGCTTCCCCCAGATGCTGCAATCAGTAATTCTTCTTTCCAATCCATTCTCCATTTGTCAAAGACATCGAAAGGCATGGAAGGATGGTACACGTGTAAGGCAAAGAATAAAGCTGGTAACGCGTGTTCAAACTCGAGTCTTCGCGTCTTag CTTCAGAAAAACCAACTGTGACGATATCTTCAAAACCGCACCACTCTCTATTGGAAGGTGAGCGACTTTCACTGACTTGCCAAGCTAATGAGGCTACTAAGTAA
- the LOC141863473 gene encoding tyrosine kinase receptor Cad96Ca-like yields MGTLNADVDKWEISRERITLEEVIGSGSFGTVWRSVLSSGNGRPGIQFVAAKCFTPTSGEEGLKSIMREIGLGKELGDSPQKNVVQFIGCVTSQIHPILIMEYLPCGDLLGFLRKSRGIVDHYHRGEGEVANLKTYELVSFSNQIATGMVFLASRGIIHRDLAARNVLLDRNCVCKVADFGLYYHNFKYGHGNAKKGCVPVKWTAPEVLYGNIAKLSSKSDVWSFGVVLYEIFTMGGIPYPGWSEARTIAEVQRGYRMPKPPHIGSSLYHLMTICWHEDPIFRPEFIHLRNRLLEFIEKELYFPLMDQSKYDGSKYSDVEDIVAAVKPLSRNKWSSLKHGGIN; encoded by the exons ATGGGAACGTTAAATGCCGACGTGGATAAATGGGAGATATCACGTGAACGTATAACTCTTGAAGAAGTCATTGGCTCGGGATCATTTGGAACTGTTTGGCGCTCAGTTTTGAGTAGTGGAAATGGACGACCAGGCATACAGTTTGTTGCTGCAAAGTGCTTTACAC CCACTTCTGGAGAGGAAGGACTAAAGTCTATCATGAGAGAAATTGGGTTGGGGAAAGAGCTTGGAGACAGTCCTCAGAAGAATGTTGTGCAATTTATTGGCTGTGTAACTTCGCAGA TACACCCAATTCTGATCATGGAGTACCTACCCTGTGGAGACCTTCTTGGCTTTCTGAGGAAGAGCCGTGGAATTGTCGACCATTACCATCGCGGAGAAGGAGAGGTCGCGAACCTGAAAACATATGAACTGGTTTCGTTTTCAAACCAGATTGCTACAGGGATGGTGTTCTTAGCATCCAGAGGG aTTATCCATCGTGACTTGGCCGCACGCAATGTCCTCCTCGATAGAAACTGTGTGTGCAAGGTGGCGGATTTTGGCCTGTATTACCATAATTTTAAATATGGACATGGCAATGCCAAAAAG GGCTGCGTGCCAGTGAAGTGGACAGCACCCGAGGTGCTCTATGGGAATATTGCAAAACTTTCCAGCAAAAGTGATGT GTGGTCCTTTGGAGTCGTTCTTTATGAGATATTCACCATGG GGGGCATTCCATACCCGGGCTGGTCAGAAGCCAGGACAATAGCAGAAGTGCAGAGGGGTTATCGCATGCCGAAGCCCCCACACATCGGCAGCAGTCT ATACCATTTGATGACCATTTGCTGGCACGAAGACCCTATTTTTCGCCCAGAATTTATTCATCTTCGCAACAGATTGCTCGAATTTATCGAAAAGGAG TTATACTTTCCGCTGATGGACCAGTCGAAGTACGATGGATCGAAATACTCAGACGTTGAAGACATTGTTGCAGCTGTTAAGCCCCTCTCAAGAAACAAATGGTCAAGTCTGAAGCATGGAGGAATCAACTAG
- the LOC141863209 gene encoding galectin-3-binding protein B-like: MNSILFLVAASTLFHSVWPLTVRLAGINDSNVNYTGRVEVLYKGKWGKICRDEWDMNDAKVVCKQLGFESALAEFIGIDIKDENVSVVMSNVDCRGTESAWESCSHTDGHDNCVDDTGAQAMCEPSKLAIELSLC; encoded by the exons ATGAATTCTATTCTTTTTCTGGTGGCTGCGTCAACTCTATTTCATTCTGTTTGGCCAT TAACCGTGCGCTTAGCGGGGATAAATGACAGTAACGTTAACTACACTGGAAGAGTTGAAGTATTGTATAAGGGAAAGTGGGGCAAGATCTGCCGCGATGAATGGGATATGAATGATGCTAAAGTTGTTTGCAAACAGCTTGGCTTTGAATCTGCCCTTGCTGAATTCATTGGAATAGACATCAAAGATGAAAATGTTTCCGTTGTGATGTCAAATGTCGATTGTAGAGGGACGGAATCAGCTTGGGAATCTTGTTCGCATACGGATGGACATGATAATTGTGTGGATGACACAGGAGCTCAGGCAATGTGTGAACCTAGTAAGTTGGCAATTGAACTCAGCTTATGTTAA
- the LOC141863210 gene encoding uncharacterized protein LOC141863210: MPFVQDVGLAISVCIAYSSPNEHLVNEAVKFPVALLENTKLALIKKDKLARDGMVPSLYRRYVDDTLARMPNTDAASDFLATLNGLHPSLKFTTELPSENTIPFIGIQIIKNGTELETRAYRKPTNTGLLLHFQSHVDKRYKTGLLKTMLYRAHALSSTTEAFNEECAKLRSIFSRLDYPIGLVNSTINMFILSKPEKKIDDGNTIRIVLPFKDQIAANAVRRQLRDLSRKICVTLQPIFVSKKLEQDLKPKEIKPSIVNRQCVVYKFACDLCDADYVDYTARHLHQRIAEHKYSSIGKHLLEAHGDKNLLNEGQFRVLKKCHGKFDCLVYEMLFIQDLKPSLNTQSDSISGKLFV, encoded by the exons ATGCCCTTCGTTCAGGATGTCGGCCTTGCGATTTCAGTTTGTATAGCCTATTCATCCCCCAATGAG CATCTCGTAAACGAGGCAGTCAAATTTCCCGTGGCACTTCTTGAGAACACGAAATTGGCCCTCATTAAGAAGGACAAACTCGCACGCGACGGTATGGTACCCTCTCTTTACAGGAGGTATGTCGACGACACCCTTGCCAGAATGCCTAACACCGATGCTGCTTCTGACTTCCTGGCTACATTGAATGGTCTACATCCGAGCCTGAAGTTTACAACGGAACTTCCTTCTGAGAATACTATCCCTTTCATTGGTATTCAGATCATTAAGAATGGGACAGAACTTGAAACTCGTGCTTACAGAAAGCCGACCAACACCGGTCTACTCTTACATTTTCAAAGCCATGTTGACAAACGTTACAAAACCGGTTTATTGAAGACCATGTTGTATCGTGCCCATGCCCTTTCATCTACGACAGAAGCCTTTAATGAGGAATGCGCAAAGTTGCGCTCTATATTCTCCCGACTTGATTATCCTATTGGCCTCGTAAATTCTACTATTAATATGTTTATTCTATCTAAGCCGGAAAAGAAAATCGATGATGGGAACACAATCAGAATAGTTCTCCCTTTCAAAGATCAAATAGCCGCTAATGCAGTCCGTAGGCAATTACGTGATCTCAGCAGAAAGATTTGCGTCACTTTGCAGCCAATTTTTGTGAGCAAAAAATTGGAACAAGATCTTAAGCCTAAAGAAATTAAGCCGAGTATTGTAAATCGGCAATGCgttgtttataaatttgcatgtGATCTGTGCGATGCAGATTATGTCGATTATACGGCCCGACACCTCCATCAACGCATTGCCGAACATAAGTATTCCTCTATCGGTAAACACCTTTTAGAAGCGCacggtgacaaaaatcttctTAATGAGGGCCAATTTCGTGTTCTCAAGAAGTGCCACGGAAAATTTGACTGCCTCGTTTACGAGATGCTATTCATCCAAGACCTGAAGCCTAGCCTTAACACTCAGAGTGACTCCATCAGTGGTAAACTCTTTGTTTAG